In one Leptospira yasudae genomic region, the following are encoded:
- a CDS encoding molybdenum cofactor biosynthesis protein MoaE codes for MHLQEEPIDLAFLISQGHDPSSGAVVLFSGEPRDNAGTDHKKVTHLFYEAYPPMAEPMIAKILEEATAIFHLKKAICVHRTGTVQPEESSVCVITTSSHRKEAYEANRYIIDRVKHEVPIWKKEFYEDGTSEWTLNCAGCAAGTTGHERYTPLKAHR; via the coding sequence ATGCATCTTCAAGAAGAACCGATCGATCTCGCATTCTTAATCTCGCAAGGGCACGATCCTTCCAGCGGCGCAGTCGTGCTTTTCAGCGGAGAACCCAGAGACAACGCGGGTACGGATCATAAGAAAGTGACTCATCTCTTTTACGAGGCATATCCTCCTATGGCCGAACCGATGATCGCAAAAATTCTGGAGGAAGCTACCGCGATCTTTCATTTAAAAAAAGCGATCTGCGTTCATAGAACGGGAACCGTTCAACCGGAAGAATCTTCCGTCTGCGTGATCACGACTTCTTCGCATCGAAAAGAAGCGTATGAAGCGAATCGATATATCATCGACCGAGTCAAACACGAGGTTCCGATTTGGAAAAAGGAATTTTACGAAGACGGAACTTCGGAATGGACTCTCAATTGCGCTGGTTGTGCCGCAGGAACGACCGGACATGAACGTTATACACCTTTGAAGGCGCATCGATGA
- the nirB gene encoding nitrite reductase large subunit NirB — translation MSKKQLIVVGNGMVGHRLAEKLVEFGGIEKFDILIFGEEPRRAYDRVHLSEYFANRSVDPLYLSKEDWYSKNGIDLHLKEKVTSVDPVSQKVETSSGAVYSFDKLVFATGSAPFVPTFEGIDKKGVFVYRTIEDLEEILEYGKSVKTAAVLGGGLLGLEAAKALVDMNLKTDVVEFAPRLMPRQLDEAGSSILRSKIEELGVSILLEKNTKRAIGETAFAGLEFQDGSILETEMLVVSAGIRPRDELAKNAGIAVGERGGIQVNDLLETSANGIYSIGECALHKGMIYGLVAPGYEMAEIVAHNLCYPEKEYKSYLGSDLSTKLKLIGVDVASFGDALGQSKHIPIAFKNPLTGIYKKLVISEDGKTLLGGILVGDASAYGNLLALYLNKIELPSEPESLIVGSVSAESAFGAGSLPDTAKICSCNNVSKGDILNAIRDKDCYEMSSLKECTKAGTGCGGCIPQVNSLLKGELKSLGKVVTEHLCEHFPFSRQELFQVIKVKKLKTFDDVIVESGKGKGCEVCKPAVASILASLWNETIVHKHHREIQDTNDKYLANIQRGGTYSVVPRIPGGEITPEKLIVIGAVAKKYNLYCKITGGQRIDLLGARMEDLPDIWKDLVDEGFESGHAYGKAMRTVKSCVGSTWCRYGVQDSTSFAIRIEERYRGIRSPHKLKAAVSGCIRECAEAQSKDFGLIATEKGWNLYVGGNGGVTPQHAMLLAADIDEDTCVKYIDRFLMFYIRTADKLTRTAAWLNQLEGGIDYLKDVIINDRLGINEQLEAEMQTLVDSYHCEWKAVVDDPEKQKKFKHFVNSDQPDTNVKFIQERGQIRPVDWKKKELSVS, via the coding sequence ATGTCAAAGAAACAGTTGATCGTAGTAGGGAACGGGATGGTCGGTCATAGATTGGCCGAGAAATTGGTTGAATTCGGTGGAATCGAAAAGTTTGATATTCTAATATTCGGAGAGGAGCCGAGAAGAGCATACGATCGGGTTCATCTTTCCGAATATTTCGCAAACCGTTCCGTGGATCCTTTGTATCTTTCGAAAGAGGACTGGTATTCAAAGAACGGGATCGATCTTCATTTGAAGGAGAAAGTGACTTCGGTGGATCCGGTTTCCCAAAAAGTGGAAACTTCTTCCGGAGCGGTTTATTCTTTCGACAAACTTGTGTTTGCCACCGGTTCTGCCCCTTTCGTTCCGACTTTCGAAGGAATCGATAAGAAAGGGGTTTTCGTTTATAGAACGATCGAAGACTTAGAGGAAATTTTAGAATACGGAAAGTCCGTAAAAACCGCGGCCGTGTTAGGCGGAGGACTTTTGGGATTGGAAGCCGCAAAGGCACTCGTCGATATGAATCTCAAAACCGACGTTGTGGAATTCGCTCCGCGATTGATGCCTCGTCAGTTGGACGAAGCCGGTTCTTCCATTCTCAGATCGAAAATCGAAGAACTGGGAGTTTCGATTCTTTTGGAAAAGAACACCAAAAGAGCGATCGGTGAAACCGCGTTTGCAGGTCTTGAATTTCAAGACGGTTCGATTTTAGAAACGGAAATGCTCGTCGTTTCCGCCGGAATCAGACCCAGGGACGAACTTGCAAAAAATGCGGGAATCGCGGTAGGAGAAAGAGGCGGTATTCAAGTAAACGATCTTCTAGAAACAAGCGCGAACGGAATTTATTCAATTGGTGAATGTGCGCTCCATAAAGGAATGATCTACGGTCTCGTCGCTCCCGGTTATGAAATGGCCGAAATCGTAGCACATAATCTTTGTTATCCGGAAAAAGAATACAAGTCGTATCTTGGTTCGGATCTATCCACAAAACTTAAATTGATCGGAGTGGACGTGGCTTCTTTCGGAGACGCGCTCGGGCAATCGAAACACATTCCGATCGCATTCAAAAACCCGCTTACGGGAATTTATAAGAAACTGGTAATATCCGAGGATGGGAAAACGCTCCTCGGCGGAATTCTAGTCGGAGACGCGAGCGCTTACGGCAACCTTCTCGCGTTGTATTTGAACAAGATTGAACTTCCTTCCGAACCGGAAAGTTTGATCGTAGGTTCGGTTTCCGCCGAATCGGCGTTCGGCGCAGGATCGCTTCCTGATACGGCGAAGATCTGTTCGTGCAACAACGTTTCCAAAGGTGACATCTTAAACGCGATCCGCGACAAAGACTGTTATGAGATGAGCAGTTTGAAAGAATGCACGAAAGCCGGCACAGGATGCGGCGGTTGTATTCCTCAGGTGAATTCCCTTCTCAAAGGAGAATTAAAATCTCTCGGTAAAGTCGTAACGGAACATCTTTGCGAACACTTTCCATTTTCAAGACAGGAATTGTTTCAAGTCATCAAGGTGAAAAAACTAAAAACTTTCGACGATGTAATCGTTGAAAGCGGTAAAGGAAAAGGATGTGAAGTCTGCAAGCCGGCGGTCGCTTCGATTCTTGCGAGCTTATGGAACGAGACGATCGTACATAAACATCACAGAGAAATTCAAGATACGAACGACAAGTATCTTGCAAACATTCAAAGAGGCGGAACGTATTCGGTCGTGCCTCGGATTCCGGGCGGTGAAATTACTCCGGAAAAACTCATCGTGATCGGAGCCGTTGCAAAGAAATACAATCTTTACTGCAAGATCACCGGAGGTCAAAGGATCGATCTTCTCGGCGCGAGGATGGAAGACCTTCCCGATATCTGGAAAGACTTGGTCGATGAAGGTTTTGAAAGCGGTCACGCATACGGTAAGGCGATGAGAACCGTAAAGAGCTGCGTCGGTTCGACATGGTGCAGATACGGTGTGCAGGACAGTACTTCGTTTGCGATTCGCATCGAAGAACGTTATCGCGGAATTCGTTCTCCGCATAAATTGAAGGCGGCCGTTTCCGGTTGTATTCGCGAATGTGCGGAAGCGCAAAGCAAGGATTTCGGTTTAATCGCGACCGAAAAAGGATGGAATCTTTATGTAGGCGGCAACGGAGGAGTGACTCCACAGCACGCGATGCTTCTCGCGGCCGACATCGACGAAGACACTTGTGTGAAATACATCGATCGATTCCTGATGTTCTATATCCGAACCGCGGATAAACTTACAAGAACCGCGGCTTGGCTCAATCAGCTCGAAGGCGGAATCGATTATCTCAAAGACGTGATCATCAACGATCGTCTTGGAATCAACGAACAGCTCGAAGCCGAGATGCAGACGCTCGTCGACAGCTATCATTGCGAATGGAAGGCGGTTGTGGACGATCCTGAAAAACAGAAGAAGTTTAAACACTTCGTCAACAGCGATCAACCGGATACGAACGTGAAATTCATCCAAGAAAGAGGCCAGATCCGTCCGGTGGATTGGAAAAAGAAAGAACTATCGGTGAGCTAA
- a CDS encoding nitrate/nitrite transporter, which translates to MKKIKEFLSAGHFPTLLSSFLYFDFSFMVWMLLAALGVFLSEEFGLNPAQKGLMVSIPLLGGTLLRIPMGLLSDRFGSRKVALCGMLLTMLPLFLGWQFGNSMTEIFAIGLLLGVAGSSFAVALPLASRSYPAKYQGLVLGIAGAGNSGSVIATLFAPDLARSFGWHAVFGFALIPMSLVFVFFYFFAKEEAVQSSGKTILEYLAPIKSRDAMIFSFLYSITFGGFVGLASFLPIFFYDQYGADKVTTGLYTTYCIIGASMIRPFGGYLSDKFGGATVLCIVLLLVSMIFFGISTLPNLGLVLPLFIFLMLCLGLGNGSVFQLVPSRFKKDIGIVTGFVGAFGGLGGFMVPNLLGSLKSGWGTYAAGFTVLGVIVLIAAAVLYGTNFYVWNRMEESQLEIETA; encoded by the coding sequence ATGAAAAAGATTAAAGAATTTTTATCTGCCGGTCACTTCCCCACGCTTTTGAGTTCATTCTTATACTTTGATTTCAGCTTTATGGTATGGATGCTCTTAGCGGCTCTAGGAGTTTTTCTCTCCGAAGAATTCGGCTTAAACCCCGCTCAGAAGGGTTTGATGGTGTCGATTCCCTTGCTCGGAGGAACTCTTTTAAGAATTCCGATGGGTTTGTTATCCGATCGTTTCGGATCGAGAAAGGTTGCGCTTTGCGGAATGTTGCTCACGATGCTTCCTCTCTTTTTAGGATGGCAGTTCGGAAATTCTATGACTGAAATCTTCGCGATCGGTCTTCTTCTCGGCGTAGCTGGTTCCAGCTTCGCGGTCGCGCTTCCTCTTGCGAGTAGAAGTTATCCTGCAAAATACCAAGGTTTGGTATTGGGGATCGCGGGGGCCGGAAACAGTGGTTCCGTGATCGCGACTTTGTTTGCACCCGATCTCGCTCGCAGTTTCGGATGGCATGCGGTTTTCGGATTTGCTTTGATTCCAATGTCTTTGGTTTTTGTCTTCTTCTACTTTTTTGCAAAAGAGGAAGCGGTTCAGTCTTCCGGTAAAACGATTTTGGAATATCTCGCTCCGATTAAATCCAGAGACGCGATGATCTTCAGTTTTTTATACAGCATTACGTTCGGAGGATTCGTAGGACTCGCGAGTTTCCTGCCGATCTTCTTTTACGATCAATACGGCGCGGATAAGGTTACTACCGGTTTATATACGACCTATTGCATCATCGGAGCGAGTATGATCCGTCCGTTCGGCGGTTATCTTTCCGATAAATTCGGAGGAGCGACCGTTCTCTGTATCGTTCTTCTTTTGGTGTCCATGATCTTTTTCGGAATCTCGACTCTTCCGAACCTGGGTCTTGTTCTTCCTTTATTCATCTTCCTGATGTTGTGTTTGGGACTCGGAAACGGTTCCGTTTTCCAGTTGGTTCCCTCCCGTTTCAAAAAGGATATCGGAATCGTTACCGGTTTCGTGGGCGCCTTCGGCGGGTTAGGCGGATTTATGGTGCCGAATCTTCTCGGTTCCTTGAAGTCAGGCTGGGGAACGTATGCCGCTGGATTCACGGTTCTCGGTGTGATCGTTTTGATCGCAGCGGCCGTTTTATACGGAACGAACTTTTACGTTTGGAATCGCATGGAAGAATCTCAACTCGAGATCGAAACGGCTTAA
- the mobA gene encoding molybdenum cofactor guanylyltransferase, with translation MTKRTPIGLILCGGYSSRMGRDKGLLVTEGQPWVRKRYELLREFTDRCLISIRKEQRATYQKEDSSFEFVEDIFENQGPISGILSAHLSDTTADYLVIACDMPILDPTILVRLLEEYRKDSGKSAYAWRSQDCIEPFPAIYTSELLKNTFKKWNSPSKIVSPSGILNEAKTKWIEFDSSSALENAFINYNTPNEIGIPSEVVV, from the coding sequence ATGACAAAACGAACGCCCATTGGATTGATTCTTTGCGGAGGATATTCCTCGCGTATGGGAAGGGACAAGGGGCTTCTTGTCACCGAAGGGCAGCCGTGGGTCCGCAAACGATATGAACTATTGCGAGAATTTACCGATCGTTGTTTGATCTCGATCCGAAAAGAACAAAGAGCAACGTATCAAAAAGAGGATTCTTCCTTTGAATTCGTGGAAGACATCTTTGAAAATCAAGGACCGATTTCCGGAATTCTTTCCGCACATCTTAGCGATACGACCGCCGATTATTTGGTAATCGCCTGCGATATGCCGATCCTGGATCCAACGATTCTCGTTCGGCTCTTGGAAGAATATCGGAAAGATTCCGGAAAATCAGCGTATGCATGGAGAAGTCAGGATTGTATCGAACCGTTTCCCGCGATTTATACGTCCGAACTATTGAAAAATACATTCAAAAAATGGAATTCTCCTTCTAAAATCGTTTCACCGAGCGGGATTTTAAACGAAGCGAAAACGAAATGGATCGAGTTTGATTCTTCTTCAGCGCTTGAAAACGCATTCATCAATTATAATACCCCGAACGAAATCGGAATCCCTTCGGAGGTCGTCGTATGA
- the moaA gene encoding GTP 3',8-cyclase MoaA: MISDGFGRSFRTLRISLLDRCNFACTYCVDRETSDFGLKKTDLLKTEEWVRIVKGLHSALDLKKVRLTGGEPTLYPGLKILVREIKNLNIPEVSITTNGSVLSKQIEELKEAGLDSVNISLDGLTQESFQTMSRRSAFKQTLNGIDAAVSTGLKVRINCTLVRGKNEDQIIPILEYSWSKGILPRFLELMKMGYLQNSDTVPVFKQDEILDRVESRFGTLTPQVRKESSTANYWTTQEGNSFGIIANESAPFCRDCDRLRLDSKGNLYGCLSSSTGFPLPKLMEQGIEMEQILTLALRQKQDVRFKGSDLTMMAIGG; the protein is encoded by the coding sequence ATGATAAGCGACGGTTTCGGCAGGAGTTTTCGAACTCTTAGAATCAGCCTTTTGGATCGTTGCAATTTCGCCTGCACTTATTGCGTGGATCGTGAAACCTCGGATTTCGGTTTAAAAAAAACGGATTTATTAAAAACGGAAGAATGGGTTCGCATCGTGAAAGGTCTGCATTCCGCTTTAGATCTGAAGAAGGTTCGTCTCACCGGAGGCGAACCGACTCTTTATCCGGGATTGAAAATTCTCGTTCGAGAAATTAAAAATCTGAATATTCCCGAAGTTTCGATCACGACCAACGGTTCGGTGTTATCCAAACAAATCGAAGAATTGAAAGAAGCCGGACTCGATTCGGTTAATATTTCTTTGGACGGGCTGACGCAGGAATCGTTTCAAACGATGAGCCGCCGTTCCGCATTCAAACAGACGTTAAACGGAATCGATGCGGCGGTTTCGACCGGCTTGAAGGTAAGAATCAACTGCACGTTGGTTCGCGGAAAAAACGAGGATCAGATCATTCCCATTCTTGAATATTCTTGGAGCAAGGGGATTCTTCCGCGGTTTTTGGAACTGATGAAGATGGGTTATCTTCAGAATTCGGATACGGTTCCGGTTTTCAAACAGGATGAAATTTTGGATCGAGTGGAAAGCAGATTCGGAACCCTGACTCCGCAGGTCAGAAAAGAATCCTCCACCGCGAATTATTGGACGACCCAGGAAGGGAATTCCTTCGGAATTATCGCAAACGAATCGGCTCCGTTTTGCAGGGATTGCGATCGTCTTCGCTTGGACAGCAAGGGAAATCTTTACGGTTGTTTGAGTTCCTCCACCGGGTTTCCACTTCCTAAGTTGATGGAACAAGGGATAGAGATGGAACAGATTCTTACGTTGGCGCTGCGTCAAAAACAGGACGTACGGTTTAAAGGAAGCGATCTAACCATGATGGCGATCGGAGGTTGA
- the nirD gene encoding nitrite reductase small subunit NirD has protein sequence MQTTIEEKVWIEVAPISEFSPNGGTCAKIGDEQIAIFHFQQEDEWYACENRCPHTGDMVLSRGLTGDSQGEPKVACPLHKKSFSLKSGECISGESYSVRTFPVKVEGGTVYVAVDSSMVAK, from the coding sequence ATGCAAACTACGATTGAAGAAAAAGTCTGGATTGAAGTCGCTCCCATTTCGGAATTCTCCCCGAACGGAGGGACTTGTGCAAAGATTGGGGACGAGCAAATCGCAATTTTTCATTTCCAACAAGAAGATGAGTGGTATGCTTGTGAGAATCGCTGCCCTCATACGGGAGATATGGTTTTATCCAGAGGACTGACCGGTGATTCCCAAGGCGAACCCAAGGTCGCTTGTCCTCTGCATAAGAAATCCTTTTCTCTCAAATCGGGAGAATGTATTTCGGGAGAATCCTATTCCGTCCGCACTTTCCCCGTTAAGGTCGAAGGTGGAACGGTGTATGTTGCCGTAGATTCCTCCATGGTGGCGAAATGA
- a CDS encoding nitrate reductase, translating to MNISETFKTTCSYCGVGCGVLIQKHSEKELKVEGDPTHPANKGLLCSKGMNLNYSLLNRSDRLFYPTMRKDRNSPPIKTDWETALQKVAQEFKRIIQEHGPDSVGFYVSGQLLTEEYYVVNKIAKGFIGTNNIDTNSRLCMSSAVVGYKMALGEDSVPISYEDIELADCFLVAGANPAWCHPILFRRIEARKQSNPNVKLIVVDPRKTESCEDADLHLQIRPGSDIHLFHAIARILIERGRIDSEFLKNHTEGFEELKEKVFRQSVEDCANACDIPSEQIYTAAEWIGNANGFLSLWAMGLNQSVIGVNKNLALLNLSLLTGKIGKPGSGPFSLTGQPNAMGGREVGGLCNLLPAHRNLANPEHRAEVAEFWGVDSIQEKPGYSATEMFDHLRTGKMKAIWIICTNPTVSLPDARLVESGLRSAEFVVVQDISKDSSAVPFADVVLPAAGWAEKQGTMTNSDRRITYLPKVIDPPGEAKADAWILNEFAKKMGWNSSFAFQNEGEVFQEHCRLTKGTNIDIAGLDYSILMEKRSVQWPYPTKEHGGTERLFTDRKFYRPNGKAKIHAVEPEDSSEKATDRFPLILTTGRIRDQWHTMTRTGKVRKLNEHKREPYLEIHPNDAKPRNIEEGTIVEIFNERGKTRVKATITESIKEGVVFLPMHWGKRLDRDDPRANNLTSGAYDPFSKQPGFKISAVQVQVYQKRKEKILIIGGGNGTLAFLRSYRALDSESEITVLCKEKNPFYNRILLPDYISGEKIFGDLMGVSEEEILSWNFKIFADTAVTQVHPEGKIVRDDKGNTHSYDKLIFATGSSPFIPNMIPKEMEGIFALRSKEDAERIKGFFVRDTHVLIVGGGLLGLELAAALKFLHVRVSVLIRTDRLMSKQLDAVAGEILNEEIEARGIEIIRNAEIVKIKGTSRVQSIKLSNGNTIQPDGIVFATGTSANLQLAKLAGIECRNGILVDPFLRSSDPDIYAIGEVAEHSSGMYGTIAATEEQSKIAANHIYGYAFDFYNGSIHSNLLKIPELDLVSLRLADTPMDLSEDKSGEYEEIVFLDRKRRKYKKCIIKGDKLVGAILIGDKSNFQEFKELISSGIELGERREQLLSGGGAPKKPVVGKLVCSCNGVGEGNLCEEIKNGIKSMEELGKATGAGTGCGSCRPEISKILKANLTPV from the coding sequence GTGAACATTAGCGAAACGTTTAAAACTACCTGCTCTTATTGCGGCGTAGGATGCGGAGTTCTTATACAAAAACATTCCGAAAAGGAACTGAAAGTGGAAGGAGATCCCACTCATCCCGCAAACAAAGGTCTTCTTTGTTCCAAGGGAATGAATCTCAACTATTCTCTATTAAACCGTTCCGATCGTTTATTTTATCCAACGATGCGGAAAGATCGAAATTCTCCCCCGATTAAAACCGATTGGGAGACGGCTCTTCAAAAAGTCGCACAGGAGTTTAAGAGAATCATCCAAGAACACGGACCTGACTCCGTCGGTTTCTACGTTTCAGGTCAGTTGTTAACGGAAGAATACTATGTAGTTAATAAAATCGCGAAAGGTTTTATCGGGACCAACAACATCGATACGAACTCAAGACTTTGTATGAGTTCCGCAGTCGTGGGTTACAAGATGGCCTTGGGAGAAGACAGCGTTCCCATCAGCTACGAAGATATAGAACTCGCGGATTGTTTTTTGGTCGCGGGCGCCAATCCCGCTTGGTGTCATCCGATTCTATTTCGTAGAATCGAAGCGAGAAAACAATCGAATCCGAACGTAAAACTGATCGTCGTCGATCCGAGAAAGACGGAAAGCTGCGAGGACGCCGATCTTCATCTACAAATTCGTCCTGGAAGCGACATTCATCTCTTTCATGCAATTGCAAGAATTCTAATAGAACGCGGTCGAATCGATTCCGAGTTTTTAAAAAATCATACGGAAGGCTTTGAAGAGCTTAAAGAAAAAGTATTCCGGCAATCCGTCGAGGATTGTGCGAACGCTTGCGATATTCCTTCCGAACAGATTTATACGGCCGCGGAATGGATCGGAAATGCGAACGGATTTCTTTCTCTTTGGGCAATGGGCCTCAATCAAAGCGTGATCGGGGTCAATAAGAACCTTGCCCTTCTCAATCTATCCTTATTAACCGGAAAGATCGGCAAACCCGGATCGGGTCCGTTCTCGCTTACGGGGCAACCGAATGCGATGGGAGGCCGGGAAGTCGGCGGTCTTTGCAATCTTTTACCCGCTCATAGAAATTTAGCGAACCCTGAACACAGAGCGGAAGTCGCCGAGTTTTGGGGAGTCGATTCCATTCAAGAGAAGCCTGGATACAGTGCGACGGAGATGTTCGATCATCTTCGCACAGGAAAGATGAAGGCGATTTGGATCATCTGCACCAATCCCACCGTAAGTCTTCCCGATGCGCGGCTCGTCGAATCCGGTCTTCGTTCCGCGGAATTCGTAGTCGTTCAGGATATTTCCAAGGATTCTTCGGCCGTTCCGTTTGCGGATGTCGTGTTACCCGCAGCCGGTTGGGCGGAAAAACAAGGAACGATGACGAACTCCGATCGACGAATCACCTATCTTCCGAAAGTGATCGACCCTCCGGGAGAAGCGAAAGCGGACGCTTGGATCTTAAACGAGTTCGCCAAAAAGATGGGATGGAATTCTTCCTTTGCGTTTCAGAACGAAGGAGAAGTTTTTCAGGAACATTGTCGCTTAACAAAAGGGACGAACATTGACATCGCCGGATTGGATTATTCGATCCTGATGGAAAAAAGATCCGTTCAATGGCCTTATCCAACGAAAGAACACGGCGGAACCGAACGTCTTTTTACCGATCGCAAGTTTTACAGACCGAACGGCAAAGCGAAGATTCACGCTGTCGAACCGGAAGACAGTTCCGAAAAAGCGACCGATCGCTTTCCTTTAATTCTTACTACGGGAAGAATCCGCGATCAGTGGCATACGATGACTCGTACCGGCAAAGTGCGCAAACTCAACGAACACAAACGCGAACCGTATTTGGAAATTCATCCGAACGATGCAAAACCGAGAAACATCGAGGAAGGTACGATCGTTGAAATCTTCAACGAAAGAGGAAAGACCAGAGTCAAAGCGACGATCACCGAATCAATCAAAGAAGGTGTAGTCTTCCTTCCGATGCATTGGGGAAAACGATTGGATAGAGACGATCCCCGCGCGAACAATCTTACGAGCGGAGCGTACGATCCGTTTTCCAAACAACCCGGTTTTAAAATCTCCGCGGTTCAAGTGCAGGTTTATCAAAAACGGAAAGAAAAAATTCTCATCATAGGCGGCGGAAACGGAACGCTCGCCTTTCTGCGTTCTTACAGAGCCTTGGATTCCGAAAGCGAAATCACCGTTCTTTGCAAAGAGAAGAATCCGTTTTACAACCGTATTCTTCTTCCGGATTACATCAGCGGAGAAAAGATCTTCGGAGATTTGATGGGAGTCAGCGAAGAGGAAATTCTTTCCTGGAACTTCAAAATATTTGCGGACACGGCCGTCACCCAGGTTCATCCCGAAGGGAAAATCGTCCGCGACGATAAAGGCAACACACATTCTTACGATAAGCTGATCTTCGCAACGGGGAGTTCTCCGTTTATTCCGAACATGATTCCCAAAGAAATGGAAGGGATCTTTGCGCTTCGTTCCAAAGAAGACGCGGAAAGAATCAAAGGCTTTTTCGTGAGAGACACGCACGTTTTGATCGTGGGCGGAGGACTTCTCGGCTTGGAACTCGCGGCTGCATTAAAATTTTTGCATGTTCGCGTCAGCGTTTTAATCCGAACGGACAGACTCATGTCCAAACAACTCGACGCCGTAGCCGGTGAAATTCTGAACGAAGAAATCGAAGCCAGAGGAATCGAAATCATCCGCAACGCCGAGATCGTAAAGATCAAAGGAACTTCCCGAGTTCAAAGCATCAAACTCAGCAACGGAAACACGATTCAACCCGATGGAATCGTATTTGCGACGGGAACAAGCGCCAATCTTCAATTGGCAAAACTCGCGGGAATCGAATGCAGAAACGGAATCCTAGTCGATCCGTTTCTGCGTTCTTCGGATCCGGACATTTATGCGATCGGAGAAGTCGCCGAACATTCTTCCGGCATGTATGGTACGATAGCCGCTACGGAGGAACAATCCAAAATCGCGGCTAATCATATCTACGGATACGCATTCGATTTTTATAATGGATCGATCCATTCCAATCTGTTGAAGATCCCCGAACTCGATCTTGTTTCTTTGCGTCTTGCGGATACTCCGATGGATCTTTCCGAGGATAAATCCGGCGAATACGAAGAGATCGTTTTTCTCGATCGAAAGCGCAGGAAGTATAAGAAGTGCATCATCAAAGGGGATAAGCTCGTAGGAGCGATCCTCATCGGTGATAAATCGAACTTCCAAGAATTCAAAGAACTGATCTCCAGCGGAATCGAACTCGGAGAAAGGAGAGAACAACTTCTTTCGGGAGGAGGCGCGCCGAAAAAACCGGTCGTCGGTAAGTTAGTCTGTTCCTGCAACGGAGTCGGCGAAGGTAATCTCTGCGAGGAAATCAAAAACGGAATCAAGTCTATGGAAGAACTCGGTAAGGCGACCGGGGCCGGGACCGGATGCGGAAGCTGTCGTCCCGAGATTTCCAAAATCCTCAAAGCGAATTTAACCCCGGTTTAG
- the cobA gene encoding uroporphyrinogen-III C-methyltransferase — protein sequence MNAEYGKVYLVGAGPGDPELLTRKAVKILRMAEVVLYDDLVSSKILKLCRKKTELIYVGKRLGQHSCQQIDLNQKIADAALQYKTVIRLKGGDPSIFGRVGEEVEFLLNLGIECEIVAGITTASGAVASLGFPLTHREYSKEILYVTGHGKNGKNSQSFKNLSCEGKTLVVYMGLNSLKEIVDDLVESGNPESLPVGIVENATLAHQRIVTGNLGNIRVVAEKSEVSSPALLIIGDIIDYYLKMDSLRALIHRPYTFS from the coding sequence ATGAATGCGGAATACGGAAAAGTTTATTTGGTCGGCGCGGGTCCTGGAGATCCGGAGCTTCTTACGCGAAAGGCTGTCAAAATTCTCCGCATGGCGGAAGTGGTTCTTTACGACGACTTGGTTTCTTCTAAGATATTGAAACTCTGCCGTAAAAAAACCGAATTGATCTACGTGGGAAAACGGTTGGGACAGCACAGTTGTCAGCAAATCGATCTCAATCAAAAGATCGCGGATGCCGCTCTGCAATATAAAACCGTGATTCGACTCAAAGGCGGAGATCCTTCCATTTTTGGACGAGTAGGCGAAGAAGTCGAATTCCTTTTGAATTTGGGAATCGAATGCGAGATTGTCGCCGGTATTACGACCGCTTCCGGCGCGGTTGCGAGCTTGGGCTTTCCGCTTACGCATCGCGAATATTCCAAAGAAATTCTTTACGTTACGGGTCACGGAAAGAATGGAAAAAATTCTCAGAGCTTCAAAAATCTTTCCTGTGAAGGAAAAACTCTCGTCGTTTATATGGGTTTGAATTCACTCAAAGAGATTGTGGATGATCTGGTTGAAAGTGGAAATCCGGAAAGTCTTCCCGTCGGCATCGTGGAAAACGCGACGCTCGCGCATCAAAGAATCGTTACGGGAAATTTGGGAAACATTCGTGTTGTAGCCGAAAAGAGCGAAGTCAGTTCGCCTGCGCTTCTGATTATCGGAGACATCATCGATTATTATCTGAAAATGGATTCTCTTCGAGCGCTCATCCATCGTCCTTATACTTTCAGTTAG
- a CDS encoding MoaD/ThiS family protein: MNVTVKTFGILKDHFQSDFILNLETPVRVLDVVEEMRKKKPATSGILDVSLWAVQDKMVGADRIVEEGEVVLILPPLSGG, translated from the coding sequence ATGAACGTAACGGTAAAAACATTCGGAATTTTAAAGGATCATTTTCAATCCGACTTCATTCTCAACTTGGAAACTCCTGTGCGCGTGTTGGACGTTGTCGAAGAAATGCGTAAAAAGAAACCGGCGACGAGCGGGATTTTGGACGTATCCCTTTGGGCGGTTCAGGACAAAATGGTCGGAGCCGATCGAATCGTGGAAGAAGGGGAAGTCGTATTAATACTTCCTCCTTTGAGCGGAGGTTGA